Proteins encoded within one genomic window of Neodiprion fabricii isolate iyNeoFabr1 chromosome 6, iyNeoFabr1.1, whole genome shotgun sequence:
- the LOC124184523 gene encoding uncharacterized protein LOC124184523, with protein sequence MAPVTDPAKIRSHLLISAIILAVISTGFTEGKNLRYRRGTNELRESYIVHYNNKGEPLSVAGFDEFIRVLNGKQAAPGLSYSSYAENSPFSPPSPETTALKPTTTTEATTSHQPKPLATGTLTTPYSIVIATGSPEPVHVNVGSTESPLKVPREMSGIPALPEVPVSTDKSALTLALGHDTAGISSQSSGWSQSSVDAPNLVTPTEDSSSKTTASSLRFPSGAEFPSKVISLQPAARLQTVLNYVPPASTLAGIDSYVPASQTVTYASPLTAGFQKTYAYSHQPEVLNYASYPGQNVAAGNVPLIVRQSPQLIDIGQGLGQGYGSAPQELAVNLGGWGGIEYGGQRSISQAKPVPGIAKFGYAVPVSSPALSKVFRNVFFAVLQKRMEKCVVG encoded by the exons TCTGCAATTATACTCGCGGTGATTTCAACCGGGTTTACCGAGGGGAAGAACCTGAGATATCGCCGCGGTACGAATGAGTTGAGGGAATCATACATCGTCCATTACAACAACAAGGGTGAACCACTCAGTGTTGCTGGATTTGACGAGTTTATTCGTG TCCTTAACGGCAAACAGGCAGCTCCCGGTCTCTCGTACTCATCGTATGCCGAAAACTCGCCGTTTTCGCCTCCTTCGCCCGAAACGACGGCTTTGAAACCGACGACGACTACCGAGGCCACGACTTCCCATCAGCCGAAGCCGTTAGCAACGGGAACTTTGACAACTCCGTATTCCATAGTCATCGCGACGGGATCCCCTGAGCCTGTACACGTCAACGTCGGCTCCACCGAGTCCCCGTTAAAG GTGCCTCGTGAAATGTCCGGTATCCCGGCTCTGCCGGAGGTTCCTGTGTCAACGGACAAGTCTGCGCTGACCCTAGCACTAGGACACGACACAGCGGGGATCTCATCTCAATCCTCGGGGTGGTCGCAGTCATCGGTCGATGCTCCAAA TCTGGTTACACCGACCGAGGATTCATCGTCCAAGACGACGGCTTCAAGCTTGAGATTCCCCAGCGGGGCTGAGTTTCCTTCAAAGGTGATTTCCCTGCAGCCTGCAGCACGACTCCAGACGGTACTGAATTACGTTCCTCCAGCATCAACGTTGGCTGGGATCGACAGCTACGTACCGGCGAGTCAAACCGTGACTTACGCAAGCCCATTGACGGCGGGATTTCAGAAAACCTACGCTTATTCCCACCAGCCGGAAGTTCTCAACTATGCTTCGTATCCGGGTCAAAACGTCGCAG CCGGTAACGTGCCTCTAATCGTCCGGCAGTCGCCACAGCTCATTGACATAGGCCAGGGCTTAGGTCAGGGCTACGGATCCGCCCCGCAAG AGCTTGCCGTAAACTTGGGCGGATGGGGTGGCATCGAATACGGCGGTCAGCGTTCGATTTCCCAGGCGAAACCCGTCCCGGGTATCGCCAAGTTTGGATACGCGGTTCCCGTTTCTTCGCCTGCCCTTTCCAAG GTATTCCGGAATGTCTTTTTCGCGGTGCTTCAAAAGCGGATGGAAAAATGCGTCGTGGGTTGA